CAAAGGAATAAATATCGTAGCAATGATCGTCAATACCTTCATAACTTCGTTCATTCTATTACTTATACTTGAGAGATACATATCAAGCATACCTGAAAGCATATCTCTGAATGTCTCTACTGTATCGATAACCTGAATTGTATGATCGTAAACGTCTCTAAGGTAAATCCCTGTGGTCTCCCTGATAAGTGGCGATTCTCCTCTTTCTAGACGACTGATTACCTCCCTTAAGGGCCAGACAGACTTGCGTAAAAATATCATCTCTCTTTTTAATGTATGAATAGCTTGCACGGTTTCTTGGCTGGGATTTGTCACCAACTCATCTTCTATGTCTTCTATCCTTTCACCAAGTTTCTCCAAGATAATGAAGTAATTATCAACAATATTATCTATAAGAGCGTAAGTAAGATAATCGGCACCCATCTTTCTAATACGTCCTTTCCCATTTCTAATTCTATTTCTGATAGGGTCGAATACATCTCCCTCGCTCTCTTGGAATGAAAAGACTAAATTTGAGCTAAGAATCAAACTGATTTGCTCTGATCTGATCTCATTCTTTTTTTCATCATAATTAAGCATTTTTAATACAATAAAGAGGTAATTCTCAAAATCCTCTATTTTTGGTCTTTGTCCTGTATTCATAATGTCTTCTAAAACAAGTAGATGAAGGTCAAAATGCTTTCCGATTTTTTCTATAATCTCCACTTGGTGAATACCATCTACATTTATCCATGTTACAGTTGGCGTATCTTTAAAGGGGAAACATTCCTCAACTGTTTTTACTTCTTTTTCTTGAATTTGGGCTACATCATAGCCGATGATCGAAATTCTTGCTTTTTCAACCTTCTTTTCTCCAATATGGATAAGAGTTCCTGGCGGTCTACCAACTTTCTTTGATCTTTTTTTAATTATTCTAGACATTTTAATTCACGTTGAATAGTAAATATACAGAAAAAAGTATAGTAAATCCACTTTATTACAAAAAATAATAATTCATATAAATATTTTATCTGATTCTCTATATCATTTCTGATTCTCTACAATGAATTTATAAGAAAATGATATTTGTATAATTACCTTACTTATTTATAATCAATGGAACAAAATCGAATTTATTTACATCAACCAGTCCAAAGTCTGTTATCTTTAACTCTGGGATCACAGGCAGTGCTAAGAATGAAAGGGTCATAAAAGGTGAGTTTAAGCTACAACCTAGTTTTGCCACTTCTTCATGAAGATTATTTAAGTTTACTACGATGTCTTCAGCATTCCATGTAGACATAAGACCAGCAACAGGCAGGGGTAGCTTCTCAAGAATTTTTTCATCATTTACAGCAATGAACCCCCCTCCCATCTGCTTCAACTTATTTACTGCTACACACATATCCTGATCATCTGTTCCTACTACGATTATGTTATGAGAATCATGAGATACACTTGAGGCAATGGCACCTTCTTTAAGACCAAAACCTTTTACAAAACCCTTTCCAATTCTTCCACTGTCTTTATGCCTCTCTGCCACACAGATTTTTATCACATCACTATCAGGGTCTGAATAGAGATGTTTCCGCTCTACCTTCAAATCGTGCTCTAATCCTTTAGTATATATCTGATCTTCGATAGCACCTATAACTCTAACAGTAACATTTTTCTTTTTACCATAAGTTATAGCCAAGTCATCAGGATGGATTTCCTTTAGGTTCATAGTCTCCCTAATGGATTTTTTGATAGAGACTTCTTTGTCTTTTATCAAGTATCTGCCCTCCCTCGCAACTATCTTGCCATCTATCATGACGAGTTCTGCACTGAAATCTTTAAGATCGTTCACTACTACGATATCTGCACTCTTCCCTGGAGAAACACCTCCCAAATGCCTGAGACAGTAATATTCAGCAGGGTTTAAGGTCACCATTCTAATTGCGTCGATCGGATTTACCCCCTCGCGAACAGCTTTTCTTAAATTATGGTCGACATCCCCCTCCACCAATAAATCTCCGGCATCTTTATCATCGGTAACTAACATAAAATGCCTTGAATTCTCTTTAGATACAATCTTTACAAGCTCAGTAAGATTTCTTTCTGCGGTACCTTCCCTTATCATGATCCACATTCCAAGGGATAATTTTTCCAAAGCTTCTTCCTTCGTCGTACATTCATGATCTGAGAATATTCCAGCAGAGATATACGTGCAAAGATCTCTACCTCTGAGCATAGGAGCATGGCCATCGATGACCATATCTTTACAAGTATTGATCTTTTCAAGATCTTTTTCTTTCTTGTTGATTATACCTGGGAAGTCCATGAATTCACCCAGTCCGATTATCCGCTTAAATCTACTAAGTTTCTTGATTTCATCTATGCCAATTTCAGCACCCGAAGTTTCAAGGTGTGTTGCTGGGACACAGGAAGGTATCATAAAATAGGCCTTCAAAGGAGCTCTTCTAGAATCGCTTAACATGAATTTCATGCCATCTATGCCCTTGACATTTGCTATTTCATGAGCGTCTGCTATAACACAAGTAGTGCCTCTAGGTACAACGATTCTTGCAAACTGGCTGGGAATCATCAAGGAGCTTTCTATATGCATGTGGGCATTGATGAAACCTGGCAGGATATACTTAGATCCTAGTTCTATCCTCTCTTTTGATCTTATTGGATCGCTACCTACATATGTAATGATCTTGTCTTTAATTCCTACGTAAGACTCCGATATCATACCTGTATATACATTGACCAAGTTTCCATGTAAAATGATGTTGACATCAAGTTCCAATATATCTAACCCATAAAGTTTATCACCACTTGATAATAAATCAATCGTGTGGAGAACGATAAAACAGAGTTCATTATGCCAAGTCTGAAAGAAATTGATGAAATGCTTTTGGAACTCGCCAAGAAGATAAAAGAGAGTAAATTTGAGCCAGACATTCTTATAGGTATATCAAGAGGGGGGCTCATACCAGCAGCGGTTCTATCAGATAGGCTAAATGTAGAAAGTGAGATAGTAGGTGTAGAATATTACAGTGGTGTTAAAGAGACAAAGAAAAGGCCAGAGATCACTCAGCAGATACTATCTGATCTTGACGGGAAGAAAGTTTTGATAGTCGACGACGTAGCAGATATGGGCCATAGTCTTCAGTTAGTTAAGGATTATATAAAAAAGAAAGGAGTGAAGGAGATGAGAGTCTGCACTCTCCATTACAAACCATGGTCTATAGTCAAGCCTGAATATTTTTTAAAAGAGACGGAAGCATGGATAATATATCCTTGGGAAATAAAAGAGACAGTCATCGATCTTATTAAAAAGTTGAAAGAAAGGGGATTAACAGAATCCGAAGCCAAGGTATTAATACAGAAAAAAGGAGTTCCAAAGAAAGTTATTGATAATTTTCTAGGTTAATGAACCTATCTTATATTGTCAATTAGATCAGAGTAATAATAAAATAATGATATCTGAAATAAGACTACATAAGACAGAAATATCTGAAATAAGACAGCAATATAAATTGGAGCATGGTAAAGATGAAACTATCAGATCTGAGAGCTGTCCAAGATATTGAACTCAATAAGCCTTTTTCACCAAGTAAGATTATAGATGAGATGAGAAAAGCAGGAGGGTTTGTAGGTAAGAACCTAGCAGAGGGTGTTGAGATACTTGTTGATATGATTAAGGATGAATCATGTAAAAATTTTTTAAGTTTTCCCGCAGCCCCTGTAGCTACAGGATTAAGAGGCATCCTGAGAGACCTTGTAAAGTTGAACTTATTCGATCTTATAATAACAACTTGTGGAACATTGGATCATGATCTTGCACGCACATGGGGTGATTACTACGAAGGAAGTTTTGATCTAGATGATAAAATGTTACATGAAGAAGGTTATCATAGACTCGGTAATATTATCGTTCCTCGTGAAGTTTATGGACCGATGTTAGAGGAAAAGCTTCAACCATTCTTCAATGGATTGTATAAGGAAGGAATAAGGGAGTTGTCATCAGTAGAACTCAGCAAGAGACTCGGAGAATATGTGAACGATAAACGTTCCATCCTTTATTGGGCATGGAAAAACGGTATACCTGTTGTCATACCAGGATTGTCTGATGGTGCAGTTGGAAGTCAGATTTGGCTTTTTTCACAGGTTCATAGAGACTTCAAGATAGATATTCTAAAAGATGAAGAACTTCTTTCTGAAATTATATTCGATGCAAAGTCAACTGGAGCCTTGATAATAGGTGGAGGCATATCAAAACATCATGTACTATGGTGGAATCAATTCAGAGGAGGACTCGATTATGCAGTTTACATTACCACTGCTGTCGAATACGATGGTAGCCTAAGTGGTGCTCAGACTAAGGAAGCAATTTCATGGGGCAAGGTAAATACGAGAGCTAGACAAGTTACGATACACGGAGAGGCAACAGCATTGCTTCCTTTGATCGTGGCTGGTCTTATCGAGAAGGTTGATCTCTAGATTCAAGTCAGATTTAATTCATATCTTAAGACCGGTACATGATAATTCAGTTAAATTTAAGAATGGAGTCATGATGGAGATAGCCGTATTGGAGGATAATAGTGTAAATGTTGTATAATCCATTAGAATTATTGGCACCTATAGCAGGTATCGTTGCCCTTCTATTTGCCATATACTTAGCATGGTATGTAAATCGTTTTAAAGTCGAAAATCCAAAGATGGAGGAATTACAGAAGGCAATAAGAGATGGATCAAAGGCCTACCTTAAGAGACAGTACAAGACGATATCGGTTATATCGATCATAATCACTATCCTTCTATTTTTTGCCTTTGACTTTCCAAATCATCAAGGAATTCCATTCATATCTTTCGCTTTTCTTATTGGAGCTGGGTTCTCTTTACTTGCAGGGTATGTAGGAATGGATGTAGCTACTCGAGCAAATGCGAAAGTGGCTTATTCAGTGAGATACGGTCTTGATATTCCACTGAAATTAGCTTACTATGGCGGCCTTGTCATGGGTCTATTCAATGTAGGACTAAGTCTTCTAGCAGTGACCGGTCTCTTCTATCTTTACGGCAGTCCAGAGTTGATAGTGAGTCTGGGGTTCGGAGCTAGCCTATCGGCTTTATTCGCCCAACTTGGAGGAGGAATTTATACAAAGGCTGCCGATGTAGGAGCTGATATCGTCGGCAAGATTGAGGCTGGGATTCCCGAAGACGACCCTAGAAATCCTGCAGTCATAGCCGATAATGTCGGTGACAATGTAGGAGATATCGCAGGTAGGGGTGCTGACCTATTTGAGTCTATGACTGCTGAAAACATAGGTGCCATGCTTGTAGGCTTATCTCTATTTGTTGTTACTGGCAACTTCTTCTTTGTTGTATTTCCCCTATTAGTTAGGGCGGTAGGTATCTTTGGTACGATCCTAGGTGTACCCTTCATCAGAGCTCGCAATTTCAAGGACCCCATGATACCTATGAGAAATGGAATGATAGCCACTACCCTTATTGTTGTCTTAGGGCTCTACTTTCTTGTATCAAATACGATACTTAGTATCAATCTATACTTAGCAGCCCTTACAGGGGTCTTGATGAGCATCCTCATCTTCTTAATAACAGATTACTATACCTCGAAAAAATACAGACCAGTTAAAGAGATCGCCAGTTCTTCTACAACAGGACCTGCAGTCAATATCATCAGCGGTTTCTCAGTCTCATTGGAGAGTACTGCCTTACCTGTAATAGCTATAGTCATAACTATCCTCATAGGATACTATCTTGGCGGGCTTTTCAGTCTTGAAGTTGGAGGCATATCTTGGCATGAAGGTGGAGTATATGGCACAGCCGTGGCCACTATGGGGATGCTTTCAGTAGCTGGTATGATTCTTGGCATGGATGGATTTGGGCCTATTGTCGATAACGCTGCAGGCTTAGCAGAGATGTCTGGTGCAGAGAAAGAGACGAGAGATAGGATGGATGCTTTCGATGCTGCTGGCAATACTACAAAAGCTCTTACAAAAGGCTATGCTTTAGGTTCAGCAGGTTTGGCTGCTCTCTTACTCTTTCAAGCTTATCTGACGGACTATGCACGTGTTATAGGTATACCCTCAACCGAGGTAATCGTCGATATTGTTCAGCCCGAGATAATTGGAGCTTTATTCATTGGTGGCCTTCTCCCGTTTATCTTCAGTGCATACGCCATTAAGGCTGTAGGTAAGGCTGCGTTCAAGGTCGTTGAAGAAGTAAGAAGGCAGTTCAGAGAGATACCAGGTCTGATGGAGGGAAAAGCTAAACCAGATTACTCTAAATGTGTAGACATCAGTACATTATGGGCTCAAAGAGAGATGATAATCCCTGGCATTATGCCTGTTGTAGTACCTTTGATAGTTGGCTTCATTTTGGGACCTGTAGCTGTCGGGGCATTTCTCATAAGTGCGACTGTAAGTGGTACGCTACTCGCATTTTTAATGAATACTGGGGGGGCTTCATGGGACAATGCAAAGAAACTTGTAGAAGCAGGTGCCTTTGGTGGTAAAGGATCGGAAGCCCACAAAGCAGCAGTAGTAGGAGATACTTTTGGAGATCCATTGAAGGATTGTGCAGGGCCTTCGTTACATGTACTTGTAAAGCTGATAAATACGATATCTTTAACCTTCGTACTGCTCTTTGTCCTGTATTCGATAGTATAATTATAACACATATTGAATAGTGTTATAGAAGATAGGTAAATGCTTTAAAAGGCCAGTCCAAGAATTAATAGGAAAAACAAGGTGATAACGCCAGTCATAACCATCAAAGCCCCTTGTAAGAGCATATTTGACTTTGATATCCTGCTAAGGAATAAACCTAATGCAAATAAGGTCGCCATATTAAGTGCTATCGCTGCTATGAATGCACTACCTATTGGTATCATTCCATAGAAAGAGAAAACGAATGGTAATAAGGTAATAAAGGCTGTTAGAATAGGTGATAAGGCATCGACGACAGCTACCCATAGGATAGCCACCTTCGATGCTCTATCTATTATCGAGTTCTTTAATTCTGTGAACATAGCCTGCTCAAGTTCCCTCATACCCCTGACTCGCTCAGCCCTCTCTGCAAGGAAAGCGCCCCACGCACCCGAAATTCCCATGGCAATGCTTGCTCCGAATCCTGCACTCAGAATTATTTTTGAATCGATCCCTCCTGCAATGTAAGCTCCGATTATTACTCCCAATGTAGTTAATGTTCCATCAAACCCATTTAATAAAAAATATCTCCGTGCAATTTCGTTTGCTCCTGCGATTGTAAGGTATTTTTTTAATTTTGAGAGGGTCTGATTTTGAATACTTACCATACCTCCTCATTTGGGACTTGTATCAAGACTTCCAATTTTATACAATAATATATTTCAAATGTTATATAAATCAATTTTGTAAAACATCATATTTGCCTTTATCTTTAAAGGTCAATACTTACTTGAAATGATATTTAATCAATCTGAAACATAATATTCAGATTAAGCTCATTCGTTTTCAAATCTCTAAAAATACCAAACCATTCAATTCTAGTTTATTCACTTTTTAACATATCCAGTAAAACCATTAATTTATATATACAACTCCATTAGGGTACGATAGCAAGGTATGACAGTTCATATAAAAAGAATGGTTATAGATTCGCTAAAACCTCGTGAGACTACAATTTTAGATCTATCTACGGCTCTATGTGAAGTTGAGGGAGTTGAAGAAGTGGATATAACTGTCACTGAAGTCGACGTAAAGACTGAGACCATAAAATTGACGATAAAGGGCACGAATGTAGCTCATGAAGAACTGACTAAAGTCATGACTGAACATGGGACTATCGTAAGAAGTTTGGATGAAATCTTCGTTACTCGAGTTAAAGAGAGCCAAGATGAATAAAATCAATATTATCATATTAATTACATATCATAATAATCAGGTCAATATTGAAACATAGTTCCGTCTATTCAGATAAATGATAAGTTGATTATGTGGTCACATCAAGATCATTATTTCTTCTTAGAAGTAGAGACTATCGAGAGAACATCTCTATCCTTAATCACATAATCTGAGGGTAATCTCAAACCACTTCTAGCATCTAAAGCATAGAGTAGACCTCTTGCAAGGTCTGAATGAACTTCTTTAGCGAGTTCAGATACGGTTGATCCGGAGGGTAGTAAGAAGACATCAGGGAGTATATTACCATGTTTGTCTGATAACTTTTTAGCATCATAAACGGGATATACGCTATTCATCTTAAGTAATTTGAATACTGCAACATTTATTGCGAATTGCACACCAGTTCTCATATACTCTCCTAATACAGCCTTTCGAATAAATCTTAGAGCCCACTTCTGCCTATCAGTAAGAGCTGAGCGATTAAGAATCTCGAACCTCTCCTCACCAGGAACATATTTGATGAAACCTTTTTGCTCAGCTCTTCTCAATGTCAATTCAGCTTCAGCACTGGCAGGCACTATGATCATATCTGAATATTCATCTTGGATACGTTTAAAATTCTCGGCTGAAGTTGGGAGATCCATTTTATTTGCAAGTATCAACGTTGGTTTGGAGATGTCCCTTAACACCCATGCAAAATTTTTAGTAGCTTCCTCAGACCATTTTTCAAAATCTTTAGCCTCGAGTTTAGTCTCCAATAAAGTTGTTTTTACATGACTCTCTTTCACACCTATTCCCCTTAGCACTTCGACCATTGCTGTAGGCAAATCGATTCCAGATTTCATCAACTTATAGATTCTACTCTTGTTCCTTTCAATCAATTTAAGATACCACATCACAAGCTCTTCTTCTATGTCTCCAATATCTGCAAGAGGATCACCTGTTCCTGGCTCAGTAATTCTACCCCCAGCATCTATACCACCAGAAGTATCAACTATATGTAAAAGAGCATCTGATTGAGCTGCTATAGATAAGAACTGGTTACCCAAACCCTTCCCTGTCCAAGCACCTTTTATCAATCCTGGAAGGTCAATCAACTCGATAGGTATAAATCGCCAACCTTCGATGCAGATAGAGTTCTTTGGGTTATCATCAACTTTAAACTCCTTATGTACACATAAAGTAACAGCATTGCCTGTCCCTAAATTAGGTGATTTAGTAGTAAAGGGATAAGTTGATACTTCAGCGGATCGAAGTGTAGCTGAATTAAAGAACGTTGTCTTACCAGTGTTTGTTTTACCGATTAGCCCTATTTTGATAGGCATATCTAAAAACCAATAACTCTTTATCAAAGATAGTTTAAAAATATACCCCCTTACACTGAGTTGGGGGATTTTGGGTAATAAAATTTCTATAAAGAGTAAAAACGGCATACTCATTGATTATAACAATATGAAGATAGCTTTAGATCCCCATAAGGCATCTGATGCAGATGTAGTGTTCGTATCCCACGCACATATCGACCATATGCATTCTCCGAAGAGAGGAACTCAAGTTTTAGCATCAAATGAGACTGCTTTTCTCGCAAGAGAGAGAGGGTTTGACCTTAGAGAAACGAAACGAGAATTAGATGGTTTTCAACTTATAGATTCTGGACACATTCTAGGTTCACGTGGATTATTAATCGATGGAGATATCTTTTATACTGGAGATTTTATTACGAGACCTCGAGCCTTTCTAAGTAAATGTCATAGTGTTCAATGTGAAACATTGATAATTGAATGCACTTATGGTAAAGACTACTTCCATTTCCCTCCTTTAGATAGAATAGTTGATGAAGTCAATAAGCTAATATCTCATCTTTTCTCACAAGGGATACCAGTTGTATTGATGGGCTACCCTTTAGGTAAAGCGCAGATTTTATCTTACCTTTTTTCAAGCTGGGATCCCATCTATGTACATGAATCTGTGCAAAAGATGAATCATGCTTGTATCAGAATGGGGGTAAATCTTCGTGATTTCATCTCTTACCAAAAAGCACTCGAAAGGGATCTATTAAGAAAGAAACCATGGATTTTGATTTCTCCTATGTACAATCGTTGGATTATGAGATGGTTAAAGAAAAATTATAATGCAGTCAATATAGCATTCAGTGGCTGGAGTATAACGCCCAGATACAAATACTCAATGTCGTACGATTACGCTTTCCCTCTAAGTGATCATTGTGATTTTGATGAACTGGTCAAATTCATCGAAAAATGTAAACCAACAAAAATTTATACGGTTCATGGTTTTTCTTCTGAGTTTGCGGCATATTTGACCAGGATCGGGTATGATGCGTCTCCTATTTGAGTTTCTTATTATATAAAAAAAGTGTAACTTTAAGATTGTGTAGACTTCATCTTCATCACTTTCTCAAAAGAAAGACCCATCGATGCTACTCCTATCGATCCCGTTGTTATTATGAACATATTGCTCAATATGTGGCTGACGATTGCGGTTGTAAATATTAAATTAATATTTGATAAGCCTAGTCCGATGAAAATAGCCATCCAAAAAGCCTCATAAGTGCCCAAGTATCCTGGTGGGGCAGGAAAGATGAATGATAACTGAACTAGCATACTTCCAAGAAGAATGATAGTTATAGGAACTTCGTAATTAAAAGCTTTGAATATCAAGAAAGTTGATAAAGAAGCCATACTCCATATTACAAGAGTTGAAATTAAAGTGAAGAGTAGTGTTGAAGAGTTTTGGCTCAAACCTTTTGCCCCATTAATTATTGATTTTGAAAAACTAATGATTTTATCTTGCCATTTATGTGGCAACTTTGGAATTGCATAGATAATTTTTTTAATAAGATCAAGTAAAAAAATATCGTATCTAGTCCCAAGCATCAAACCCACTATGGCTATCACCACAAATATACCTACAATTTTAAGAGAATCTACAAACCAATAAGGCATGTTTATTTCTTCAGGGATCAAGAATATCCCTATCACACCCAATAATGTTATGCCAAAAAGATCTAACACTCTTTCAACAACAACTGATGACAAGGTTCCAAAGAAACCTGTCTTCTCTTTACCATCCATTGCAAAAGCTCTTACAAATTCTCCACCTAGACGTAGTGGGATGAGAACATTTACCATAAATCCAACCATGGTTATCCAGAAAGTACTAGACAACTTAACATACTTCTTAACAGGAGTTAGAAGTATTCGCCAGCGCCATGCTCTGAGTAGGAAGAATGGCACCATTAATAAAAGGTAATAAGCAAGCCAAATAGGGGATGACCCTATAATAGCTTCATAAAGTTGCTCAATATCAATCTGCAAGATCATAAAAATCAGAAGGATGAAACCCAAGAATAAGGATAAAATGGTT
The genomic region above belongs to Candidatus Methylarchaceae archaeon HK02M2 and contains:
- the corA gene encoding magnesium/cobalt transporter CorA, coding for MSRIIKKRSKKVGRPPGTLIHIGEKKVEKARISIIGYDVAQIQEKEVKTVEECFPFKDTPTVTWINVDGIHQVEIIEKIGKHFDLHLLVLEDIMNTGQRPKIEDFENYLFIVLKMLNYDEKKNEIRSEQISLILSSNLVFSFQESEGDVFDPIRNRIRNGKGRIRKMGADYLTYALIDNIVDNYFIILEKLGERIEDIEDELVTNPSQETVQAIHTLKREMIFLRKSVWPLREVISRLERGESPLIRETTGIYLRDVYDHTIQVIDTVETFRDMLSGMLDMYLSSISNRMNEVMKVLTIIATIFIPLTLIAGIYGMNFKFMPELELNWGYPTVLLVMFGIGFLMLIYFRRKKWL
- the ade gene encoding adenine deaminase; its protein translation is MELDVNIILHGNLVNVYTGMISESYVGIKDKIITYVGSDPIRSKERIELGSKYILPGFINAHMHIESSLMIPSQFARIVVPRGTTCVIADAHEIANVKGIDGMKFMLSDSRRAPLKAYFMIPSCVPATHLETSGAEIGIDEIKKLSRFKRIIGLGEFMDFPGIINKKEKDLEKINTCKDMVIDGHAPMLRGRDLCTYISAGIFSDHECTTKEEALEKLSLGMWIMIREGTAERNLTELVKIVSKENSRHFMLVTDDKDAGDLLVEGDVDHNLRKAVREGVNPIDAIRMVTLNPAEYYCLRHLGGVSPGKSADIVVVNDLKDFSAELVMIDGKIVAREGRYLIKDKEVSIKKSIRETMNLKEIHPDDLAITYGKKKNVTVRVIGAIEDQIYTKGLEHDLKVERKHLYSDPDSDVIKICVAERHKDSGRIGKGFVKGFGLKEGAIASSVSHDSHNIIVVGTDDQDMCVAVNKLKQMGGGFIAVNDEKILEKLPLPVAGLMSTWNAEDIVVNLNNLHEEVAKLGCSLNSPFMTLSFLALPVIPELKITDFGLVDVNKFDFVPLIINK
- a CDS encoding phosphoribosyltransferase, whose product is MPSLKEIDEMLLELAKKIKESKFEPDILIGISRGGLIPAAVLSDRLNVESEIVGVEYYSGVKETKKRPEITQQILSDLDGKKVLIVDDVADMGHSLQLVKDYIKKKGVKEMRVCTLHYKPWSIVKPEYFLKETEAWIIYPWEIKETVIDLIKKLKERGLTESEAKVLIQKKGVPKKVIDNFLG
- a CDS encoding deoxyhypusine synthase — its product is MVKMKLSDLRAVQDIELNKPFSPSKIIDEMRKAGGFVGKNLAEGVEILVDMIKDESCKNFLSFPAAPVATGLRGILRDLVKLNLFDLIITTCGTLDHDLARTWGDYYEGSFDLDDKMLHEEGYHRLGNIIVPREVYGPMLEEKLQPFFNGLYKEGIRELSSVELSKRLGEYVNDKRSILYWAWKNGIPVVIPGLSDGAVGSQIWLFSQVHRDFKIDILKDEELLSEIIFDAKSTGALIIGGGISKHHVLWWNQFRGGLDYAVYITTAVEYDGSLSGAQTKEAISWGKVNTRARQVTIHGEATALLPLIVAGLIEKVDL
- a CDS encoding sodium-translocating pyrophosphatase — protein: MLYNPLELLAPIAGIVALLFAIYLAWYVNRFKVENPKMEELQKAIRDGSKAYLKRQYKTISVISIIITILLFFAFDFPNHQGIPFISFAFLIGAGFSLLAGYVGMDVATRANAKVAYSVRYGLDIPLKLAYYGGLVMGLFNVGLSLLAVTGLFYLYGSPELIVSLGFGASLSALFAQLGGGIYTKAADVGADIVGKIEAGIPEDDPRNPAVIADNVGDNVGDIAGRGADLFESMTAENIGAMLVGLSLFVVTGNFFFVVFPLLVRAVGIFGTILGVPFIRARNFKDPMIPMRNGMIATTLIVVLGLYFLVSNTILSINLYLAALTGVLMSILIFLITDYYTSKKYRPVKEIASSSTTGPAVNIISGFSVSLESTALPVIAIVITILIGYYLGGLFSLEVGGISWHEGGVYGTAVATMGMLSVAGMILGMDGFGPIVDNAAGLAEMSGAEKETRDRMDAFDAAGNTTKALTKGYALGSAGLAALLLFQAYLTDYARVIGIPSTEVIVDIVQPEIIGALFIGGLLPFIFSAYAIKAVGKAAFKVVEEVRRQFREIPGLMEGKAKPDYSKCVDISTLWAQREMIIPGIMPVVVPLIVGFILGPVAVGAFLISATVSGTLLAFLMNTGGASWDNAKKLVEAGAFGGKGSEAHKAAVVGDTFGDPLKDCAGPSLHVLVKLINTISLTFVLLFVLYSIV
- a CDS encoding DUF211 domain-containing protein codes for the protein MVIDSLKPRETTILDLSTALCEVEGVEEVDITVTEVDVKTETIKLTIKGTNVAHEELTKVMTEHGTIVRSLDEIFVTRVKESQDE
- a CDS encoding redox-regulated ATPase YchF, with translation MPIKIGLIGKTNTGKTTFFNSATLRSAEVSTYPFTTKSPNLGTGNAVTLCVHKEFKVDDNPKNSICIEGWRFIPIELIDLPGLIKGAWTGKGLGNQFLSIAAQSDALLHIVDTSGGIDAGGRITEPGTGDPLADIGDIEEELVMWYLKLIERNKSRIYKLMKSGIDLPTAMVEVLRGIGVKESHVKTTLLETKLEAKDFEKWSEEATKNFAWVLRDISKPTLILANKMDLPTSAENFKRIQDEYSDMIIVPASAEAELTLRRAEQKGFIKYVPGEERFEILNRSALTDRQKWALRFIRKAVLGEYMRTGVQFAINVAVFKLLKMNSVYPVYDAKKLSDKHGNILPDVFLLPSGSTVSELAKEVHSDLARGLLYALDARSGLRLPSDYVIKDRDVLSIVSTSKKK
- a CDS encoding MBL fold metallo-hydrolase, coding for MGNKISIKSKNGILIDYNNMKIALDPHKASDADVVFVSHAHIDHMHSPKRGTQVLASNETAFLARERGFDLRETKRELDGFQLIDSGHILGSRGLLIDGDIFYTGDFITRPRAFLSKCHSVQCETLIIECTYGKDYFHFPPLDRIVDEVNKLISHLFSQGIPVVLMGYPLGKAQILSYLFSSWDPIYVHESVQKMNHACIRMGVNLRDFISYQKALERDLLRKKPWILISPMYNRWIMRWLKKNYNAVNIAFSGWSITPRYKYSMSYDYAFPLSDHCDFDELVKFIEKCKPTKIYTVHGFSSEFAAYLTRIGYDASPI
- a CDS encoding flippase-like domain-containing protein encodes the protein MILQIDIEQLYEAIIGSSPIWLAYYLLLMVPFFLLRAWRWRILLTPVKKYVKLSSTFWITMVGFMVNVLIPLRLGGEFVRAFAMDGKEKTGFFGTLSSVVVERVLDLFGITLLGVIGIFLIPEEINMPYWFVDSLKIVGIFVVIAIVGLMLGTRYDIFLLDLIKKIIYAIPKLPHKWQDKIISFSKSIINGAKGLSQNSSTLLFTLISTLVIWSMASLSTFLIFKAFNYEVPITIILLGSMLVQLSFIFPAPPGYLGTYEAFWMAIFIGLGLSNINLIFTTAIVSHILSNMFIITTGSIGVASMGLSFEKVMKMKSTQS